tagccaatacaaatcaacaggccacaggagtagggtattacgttgtgctgatggcccgaacctatctaactcttgtgtctctgttgccttcttagttcttgattacatgcacctctaccgatcaatctaccttcagtgGGATACTCCTCGAAGAACTACTGACAATATTTTgtcgataataataataataataataataataataataataataataataataataataataataataataataataataataataataataataataataataataataataataataataatatggtACATAGAtaggatgcatgcatgcatatgcatcgcaGGCTTCGTCAGCCGGTCAAGGTCATCAGGAGACCGTGACTGGTCTACGCCCCCGTCACCATCAGTGACACGTCGGCACGAGCAGGCAGCCAATGAGCGGCGTCGACGTGGACCCGGGACCCGCATTGAGAGCTCTCGGTGCCACGTGTCGCCGAGGACGGCGGCCTGCTGACGTGGCCGGTCTAAGTCGCCGGGCCCATTGACTCCAAGGACTTGTTGCGTGCGGGCTGTGCTACTGCTCCGTTAACCGGCCGGGTGAAGGAAAAGTAGTAGGCCACCGCCGTTGATCATTTGTCacattcgcttggctgataaatcatgactgaaaatactattagctgatttattataagagaaatattgttcgttgactgaaaaagtatggcttataagccaaacaaacaggGCGAATTGTCCGCTAGTACTATATTAGTAGTAAATCATTTTGGGAATGATGAGTGGTATCTAGTAGAAGTAGTATTGGCTCACCTTTCTTTTGCTTATATAAACTGATTGTTGATTGCTTATGTCATCGATCAACGAGTAGTTTTGTGTTTGGTTTTGTTTTTGTTAATTAACCGTTGCTGGTAAACCAAATCAAATCCACCTGTAGATAGATGACATATCAAGATACTACATATGGGAGTAGTATATACTATTTGCTAGTATGTCACCACTGACCAGGTATAGAGGTTTTTTTTTGGTTCCACCCGTCCACCTCCACCGCCCGGGGACATCTCACGCAACGAAGTCATGTGAGATATTCGGTCTcttcgctgattggtttctgagctggtttgcaCTGATTGGtgttggtttattgtgagagaaaaatactgttggctggctgatttgggctggctgaaaccaacaagcgaacaggctgattaggtgtgtgtttggttgagctgtggctatgGGAAAAAACTGCTacgggctgtgagctgtagaaaagctaccGTGGGCTacgagctgtagaaaagctaaaAATTGTTtgattaaacaagtataaaatatgccttctatctttatctctcttgaaaacaACTATGGaaaagctttttattccaccaatttcgaaaagcagaaagacAAAAACCAAAAGCAggatcaaaccagctttcaaaaatgtactacgaaaaaacagctgcttctgaaaaagcagtctccaaaaacagcccctttggttgggcttttggcttttggggtcaaaagccaaagccaaaagcccaaccaaacggaccctaTATATGAACACCTCGTGCTATCATGAGATGTTATGAACAGTTTGGTAGAGTTTTCACTTCTTGATTTTGAACTCTATAATCGCACTCTTTTTGTTAATAGAGGGAAGAAGGCTGATTTCTATAAAACGCCGAGAGAGGTCATCTCATCTGCACCTACCCTCTTAATAAAGAAAAAACGTGATCGGGTAAGTTGGTGATAACAATAAAAGGAAAAGAACACTGCAAGATAGCTTATATCTCCGTCGAGGAGGTTTTTGCTTGCTACGCAAACTTTTAATGCAAATTTTCAGGGACAGGGGAACTTTAACGACAGTCGCGTTAACTTCCGTTGAACCGGTGACAGGCGACGACGATCATCATGCGTACTAGTAGCAGCATAGCGTAGCTTTCGGGCCCATCTCCATGAAAACGATCGACCGCCTGTTGCTGTGCACTGCTGCTCAGATCCTGTTTGTGCCGCTCTCGCCtctcggctctctctctctctctctctctgacagcGGCACCCCTCTGTCTGTCTCTATCTCGTTCTAGCACGTGGGACCCGCCAACAGAAAGCGGTCGTCCGTACGCGCACGCAACCGCCACGTGCCTGCCGGAGACGGTTTCAACTGACACTAACTGCCCCCACCTTCCCGGCCTCTCCCCGTCCATCGGGCCGGCGCGGGGCCACACGGGTCAAGCCCGAGCGCCGATCGCCGCGGAACCAGCGGTCCAGCGCTCTTGCTGCCCCTGAAAGCCCGGAACTGCCCCTGCCCCCCCTGGCGTCCATAGGTGGATGCAGAGGGCATTTCAGTCCGTCGAGTAAAAGTTTCCCGGTGCCCCGCGCGTGGGCTGCTACTGCTACGTGCTGCTGGCTTCCGCTCTTCTGGAAGCGTCCGCTCCCGTGAGGCGTGGGGCCCGCCCTGGTCGAGGGATGGGGACCAGGTCCCTGGTCCacgggtcggggtcggggtcggggtcggggtcggagGGGGCCtctgggtcccacgcgtcaggcGCAGCGCGTCCACGGCGCGTCGCTGCCGCGTGTTGGGGGCCTCGGGGTGGCCGTGTCCGCGTCCGCGTTTCGTTTCACTCGGTTTTGTACTGGCCCCCACTCTACAAGAAGAAACAAACTCACTCGGTTTTTTTTTAACTTCACTCGGTTTGTTTTAGTGCCACCACTCGTGGTAACCGCGCCGTTTAGCCTAGCTAATCGCGCTTTGCCACGTCACACGGACAAAGCATGTAATGTAGGTAGTACGTGTAACGTCGGAGGTCTAGTTTCATCACGTAAACATCTGTGATGACGTGATAATGTTTCCATAACGTGataaagagaaaaaaaataagtTGACTCGGTTTCTAACTTTGAGACGAGTCATGAAGTTAAATGTCTACATACGAAACAAATAGGACGAAGTTATACACTGAGGCCATGAGGGTGAGTATTTCATCCACGTATGTACTGTATGATGCGACAGTCTTGAAAACAATGTCATTAAACTTTCCACTGTGAATGATACAAGGGCAGAAAATAAAATGATTTCTATGTTCTTTAATTAGGATAAAGCAAAATGATGACATGACATTAAAATTAAGGAAaacagatgatgaaatggtttctTGACAAGAAATCATGTCTACACAAGAGATGTGATAGGTAGTAGATAATAGTAGGAGAGTAAACAGACAAACGATCTAGACAAAAAAAATCATTAAAAACAAGATTGATAAGTATAGAAACTACGAGATAATTTCTGGGTTAAGACTACTCTAAGGGGACATAATATATTATAATTTGTCGTTGTACAAACAGATACCCTACCATACAAATACATGTAGATAAGCTCGGCTAATTTGTGAGCACGCATTACATACCATTGCAAACTTAAAACATCTTATCCACTTTCTACACATGAACCGGTAATGTATAATGAAAGCAACTTTTGCTAAGCATCTCAATTGTACATGCTGCTCTAAGAGAAACCATTCTAAGCCTTTTTTAGACGCCATGATAATTTTTCTCAAAAAAGAGACGGCTGTTTCCTCAAGAAAAAAAAACCATAGCTTGGCTGCTTGTGTCTTTTTTTCAGATATCCTAACTTCTTTTTGAGTAGTTGTGGCATTGAGAACTTGTACTTCTATAACATAGGGACATGCAAAATTCatgatttagaaaaaaaaacaggtCTATAGAGTTTGAGTTTCTGAAACCTAGGAAATTAAACACTACACCTCTTCACGATATGTTTTCTCCCACGACTAAAAAGACTAAAGAGGAGACATCGTTTTGGTGCGACAAAAACATCGCCTCACCTTCCTGCCGCCCGTGCGAAAATGGTTTCGTGCGACAATCGTCGCTCCATCGGTCCGCTTCACCCCCTGCGACCGTGACTTCCCTGCAGCCACCATGACTTCCCCTGCGACCGCGATCCCCTGCCGCTCGCCCCGCAATCACCGCAGTCACCGCAATCTCCGACGGTCTGCCTTCCCCCTTGCACTCACGCGGTGATTTGGCCTTCCTTCCGGATCCCTCAGCCCCGTCACCACCATCGCGAATTTCCTACGACCACCGCCACCATCCCGCGTCCTCGCACAGGACGTCGCGCGCCACcatccctcgccctcgccctcgccctgctGTCCGTGGAACAGATCGACGATCATCGCCATCTCTACTGGTCCGCCGAGAAGGAGAACGAGCCGCACCTGCCGCCGCCAAGGGAGAGACGACGAGGATCTCATCCTCGCCCGGCGCACACCCTCCTCTTCACGGAGGCGAGGTACGTGTGCCTGTCTCCTCTCCATCCGCCCTGTGATTTTCGAGTGATTTGTGTTGCTTTGTTCCTTAGCCACTACTTGGCTTGCTTGATCTGGGTGTGTCGAGGAATTTCAGCGGTGAGATTAGTCCATGTTGTGTTGCTCAGGGACATGTATACTATGCGTTTGTTGGTTGTGGATATTAACAGTCACCCACGTGATGTTGAAATTTCTAGGACTGGATGTGTGCGTGGTTGATTTTTTTTGCTAGATTTGATTGATGCGTATATTGTTGAGTCTGTTCTCCGCCTCAATGGACGGCGCCCTTCTGTTTTTACTACGCGAATTGAAGTACTTCATGTGAAAATTACtgctatttttttttctatgcGAATCGAAGTACTTTTATGTGAAATTTCTACGCTCAGGATCTCTAGAATCAACTTCGTCTCAAAGGAGAGCCTAAAGTGTTTAGAAACATGTTAGCAGAATCATCACCAGCACAACAAGGTTAGCTGATCTAAAAATTGCTTACCGTGTGGATATGTTAATGAAGCATAAGAGAGCCTTTGTCGATTTTTTAACTTCTATTATAATGTCTACTATTAATTAGAATGTTTTTTAGATAATGTGATTTGTTTATCTATTTAACTAGgtaaatgcccgtgcgttgcaacaggaacacataataccacgataacatatgtatgagcGTGTGTTATACTGTTATATAAAATAGATACCGCAATCATAATGTTTCAATCAATTTTACATAAGTCTTCACGAAAGATAGATAGttaaaatataactctaaatttgAATGCAAAATTGAAACATCAACATCAATTGTCGCATCACTTCATACCTACGATACGCGAAAGATAAGCTTGCACTTCTTTAGGAATCAAGTGCGACGGAAATATAATCATAACAAGTTTGTGTTTCACAATACATGTTTTACAATCTATTCTACAATTAAGAATCTAATCTCTCAATAGTTCGATTAAGAGAACGTGCTTTGCACAAATACCAAGCTGCAGTTGGTCACCAATCAATGATGATCCAGAAGATTTTCTAGTCCAAGATACGGAGTCTGACTTCTTATAGCTGAAGCATGGAGATGGCTGGAAGCTATAGTTAGAAGTATCCTACATATAAAttgtttgttaatttttaaagttaaagtaccATTGATATCCAGAAAAAATATGTATCGACGTGTGATGCATTACCTCTTTTATGGAGTTAGAACCTCTTTATATACGATATTCTTTATGAATATATCCTTTGtcgctttcttctttccattCCCTTTTTCTTTCCCCTTGTTCACGTCCTTCTCAGCAGCCGGCATGGCTAGTATCCTAATATTCGATCTTGTCGTAGCTCTTGATAGCACCACATACAATTGGCCATGCGAGAACACTGGTTTCGGTAAGTATACCTCAATGTTAGGGATAGTCTGCCCCTATGACTTGTTAACGGTCATCGCGAAGCTGAGCCGGATAGGGAATTGCTTTCGCTTAAATTGGAAAGGGAACATCTCCTCGTTCGACGGGCATAAGGGTATACGAGGCAGAAAAACCCGCTTTCCAGCATGATGTCCCAACACAATTTCTGCGTCTATGGTATTCTTTTGAAACCCCCGTATGATAAGCCTGGTACCATTACAAAGTCCGTTCGCATggtcaatgttcctaagcaatatgacCGGACAACCAATCTTCAGTTTCAACACATGTGGAGGTAGACCATTGGGTGTCAAAGTGTTAAGGAATTCCTCACGGTAGTAGTTGTGCGGATCATCCACCGCACATGCAAAACTATGGTACACCATCTCTTTCTCGTGGAAACGACCTATCATcttcatattaatcatatcaacccAGTCATTCCGCGTAGATAAGATCTCTCGAGAGGTGACATAATCTTTGCATGACATCATTCGTATTGAGGTTAGGGAATATGCAGTCAATTAGAGTATCAAGGTCACTATCTTCCCCGGTGTGCGGTATGCATATATCATGAGGAAGACGGATTTCATCATCAATAGTCGCCTCCTCAGATCCTCCACCGACGCGCAACAAGTATTCTGCAAACCACGGGTCGCTCTTTGCCCTCATGTTACGCACCAATTTTAGATGTCGCATGGAATTCCAAAGGTACGACATAGCAGTGAGGCACCAACCACCTGAGCCCTCGACCCTCTCTGAACAACGGAAGAACCTGTCTGAAATCTCCACCGAACACCACGATCTTCCCACCGAACGACAGCTCTGGTTAGTCCATTATATCACGGAGATTGTTGTCCAGCGCCTCGACAGACTGGCTCTTTGTCATGCTAGCCTCGTCCCAAATAATGCGAGATGATGCTCGAAGCAGCTTGGCAGTACCACTCTGTTTCGTGAAGGTGCAAAAGGCCCCATTGTCAATGGTGAGGGAAATCTTGAAGCGTGAGTGGGAGGTTCTACCACCAGGCATTATTGAGGCTGCGACACTAGATGTAGCTGTTGCCACAGCAATCTTTTTCTGACTACATATAGTAGCGAGAAGTGCTCTGCACAGATAAGTCTTTCCGGTCCCACCAGGACCATCCACAAAGAAGAGACCCCGTCCTCGGTATCAACCGAGGACATGATCTCATTGTATGCAGCCCATTGCTCCTCATTAAGGGTGTCTGACAGAGCCACATCATCCTCGTTAGCCTCATTGCTAGCCTCCTCAAAAATCTCTCTAGGAATATCATGAGAGGCATCATATTTATCGTCGATATCAGAAAGTGGGTATATTTTTATATCCTTCTATATTGATTGTAGCAATTTTCGAATATCCACGAGGACCATCTGCACCATTAAAAGTTAATGGATCTACACCATTAAAAGTTAATGAATCTACGATGTATTTAACTCGTTAGCTAATTGTCCCGCTTAATTTAACTAATCACCACCCTAATCTCGCGGCCTCATATAAAACCTCCCCACCACCCCCGCCCCACATCCCCATCGCcaacgagcctcgccctcgcCACGCCACTAGCGGGCGCGCACCCGACAGCCCGCGAAGCCCGCCCGCGCTCGCTTGCccaggcgagagagagagagacgagatCCGCTCCGGGCCGGCGGCGAGCAGGATCGCCGGACGCCAGGCGATGCCGGTGACGGACTACCAGGGCTCAACCTCCTCGCCCTTCTCCTTCGGCCGCTCGCTGCTCTCGCTGCGCAgggacaccaccgccatcatgcCGTCGGGCGAGGAGGCCGACCTCGAGGCGTTCCAGCGCCACGTAGCGTCCACGCTCGCGGAGCTGCTTCCCGCGGCGGACGCCGGTGCCGGCGACGAGTTCCTCTCCGCCGCGTGGATCCGCCGCCTGCTGGAGGCGTTCGTGCTGTGCCAGGAGGAGTTCCGCGTCGTGGTCGCGCAGGCGCGGCGCCGCGCCGGGGCACAGCTGCCCGTGGCCGCCGAGAGGATGGTGGCGGAGTTCCACGAGCGCGCCGTCAAGGCGCTCGACGTCTGCAACGCGGCGCGGGACGGCGTGGACCAGGTGCGCCGCTGGGAGCGCCTCGCCGACATCGCGGCCTCCGCGCTGGGGGCCCCCGGGGAGGTCCACGAGGGCCAGCTCCGCCGCGCGCGCAAGGCGCTCACGGACCTCTCCACTCTGCTCGTCGACGACGCCGCCGCGGCCTCGGGGGCCGGCGGCgtcgcctccttcctctcctcccaCCGCAACCGCTCCTTCGGCCGCGCGCGGGCGTCCCCGTCGCGCACCGCCGTCGCGGGCGCCgcggcctccgcctccgcctcccacTTCCGCTCCCTCTCCTGGAGCGTGTCCCGCACCTGGTCCGCCGCGCGCCAGCTGCAGGCCATCGGGGCCGGGCTCGCCGCCCCGCGCGCGCACGAGGCGGGCCTCGCCGCGCCCGTCTACTCCATGGGCTGCGTGCTCCACCTCACAGCCTGGGCGCTCGTCGCCGCCGTCCCGTGCCCGGACCGCGGCAACGCGCTGCAGGCGCACCatctgccggcggcgccgccgcgcGCCGCGTTCCCCTGGGCGCCGCCTCTCCTCGCCCTGCAGGAACGCCTCGCCGAGGAGGGCAAGCGCAAGGACAGGCGCCATTCCTGCGGCCTGCTCAAGGAGATCCACTCGCTCGAGAAGTCCACGCAGAAGCTCGCCGAGGCAATCGACGCGGCCCCCATCCCGCTCTTCGGTGACAGGGAGAACGACGTGCGGGAGGCTGCCGCGGAGCTCGCCGCCGTGTGCGAATCCATGAGGGACGGCCTGGAGCCGCTGGAAAGGCTGGTGCGCGAGGTGTTCCACCGCATTGTGCGCAGCCGCGTCGATGGCCTCGATTCATCCATGCACAATGCCGACTGATTTGATTCGCCCGCCCGCCGATCGGAATTCTGCCTGCAATTGGGCAATGTGGCGACCCTAGGTAGCTTTTCTTGCTTCTTGGTTTGCTCGTTTATGTTCTCTGGTCATATTGAGTACGTATATCTGTAAAGAAGGGATTTGAATGTGGCCATCATGATGTAAAGATGGCTGCTTAGTTCCCATGTTTTTGATGCTGCATttggtatatatataatatttcaTCCAATTCTTGTTAGCCATGGTGGCCGATTAATGACTAACCTGTTATTATGTTCTACTTCTAGAGTTCTACAAGATTGTTCAGAAATGTGACATTTGATCTACTTATTAAGATGGAACGAGGGGAAAATAGTTTTCTCCCTTGACTGAATTTGCCGCTAAAAATAATCTGAGATGGATGGCATGTTTTGGGTTGCAAAGATTTGATTTCGGAAGTTGCTTTGCAAAGAATGTTAATAGAATATATGGTCTTCTTGTGCTCTAAAGTTGTCCATGATCACTTGAGACATGTGATCTTTGATGTACTCCAGGAGTTATGGAAATGGGGGAAGCGAGCTTTCTTCTGTAACTGAAATTGCCGGTTACAGTTTGGTATCGTTCGTATATTTTTGCTTTCTGAAGGTTACACGCTGTCACACATGTTCtgtgtgatttgaatttgaaaatttgcgaTGAGCATATTTGGACAATATGCTATGTTTGGCAAATTATGTTTGATTGGGTTCACGATGAATCAATTGGCTTGTGTTCTGTTAAAAACTGTATGTTGTTACACTCTCAAAAGAAAGACTGATATGTCCTGACCAAGCGTTGAACCAGCACCAGCCGTTTCTCGCTGAACATAAATGCAATCGCCATTTTTCTTTGGGCACTACGAAATGTCCAATCATCATCACGTTTGCTGATCGTAGCGTTTACGGCATCGTAATCTTGTTTCTGCTAGATTTGACACCTGTAGTTAGCAGAAACTTAGGAAAGGTCGTCTTCCTTGCGAGCTTTGTTGAAATGCAGCTGGAATCCACCACCATCTGATCTGCTGATGGTCAAACATTTCCCATCTACTGATTACTCGTCTCACATTTTTGGATGCTTTATGGTGATCCAGAGGATGACATGGGAGAAGCTTGTTTCGTTTGGGCATCAGCCAATTCAGCAATCCAGATGCCCGTCACTGCCGTGAGCTGTCCTCCGGGGACCCTTGCAGAATTGTTCTTGGTCAGAGCAGAGGGCAGCTCTGTTCTGTTCAGCAGTGGTAGGCTCTCTCGCCCAGCTGGTGCTGCAGCAACAGCAACATGCCGTCGCTCTCCCCGTCCCCGGGACGGCCGGCCGGCTGGCTGCTACTGTTGGTCGCCGTAATGGCAACCCGAGCCGCGGTCCCTCGCGTCACGTTTCCGTCGGCGGCGACAGACAGGCCCCCTCACATCACTGGTCACCGCCGGAGGTCGGCACGACAACCGGGTTCGGCTGCGTAGTCTCCCACCGTTCGTCGCCTTGACCCGgtgctgaaaggatcaaccacCTCTGCTTTTTCAACAGTCAACTACATACCAGAATTGCTGTTCTCTTCTGGACAGGACAAGGGTTCAGACGTGCAGCCTAACATCCACACCAGTCATGGGGGTCTCGCCTGCCACCGGAAAAGCCAGCATGTCACGCACATACGCAGCACTGACACGAGCCTGACCGCACGAGACACGGGCGGCATGAGGAAACAGTTTTAGGGCACCGCTTCCCAACGCTGCTTTTTTTTTAGTCCGTCTACTCAACGACCATATATTTTATATAGTTTTAATATATAAATTTTTTTACATTATAAATTAAGATCCAACCATCTCTGGTTTTCTTTCATCTTCGGCCTTCTTCTATCCataagatcacagatccacaaattacaataaacaattttttttttcacatCGCGAGAAGGAGATGCGCAAGCGGGAGCCGCATCCGTCACTGCACTGTGCCGCGTGAGAACATGAATCAAGTTCACTGCACAGGATGGCGTGGCGACGTGACTGCACTGTGCCGCGTGAGGACAAGTTCACTGCACTGTGCCGTCACTGCACAGGACGGCGTGGCGACATGGATCACCTTGTACCCGCCCGAGGCAGCTCGGACGGGACGGAGCCAGcggaaaaagagaagaaaaaatccatgtgttttttttctctaaaatacatatatattttatagtatttttgtttttttcgaTAGCCTCAGGTGCCACGTAGGATTAAATAAAAAAATAGGTGTTCTATGTTTATTATAGTGGCTTGTAGAAACTACATATGTTTAGGGAGAGAGAACGTGGTGGTAAAAAATAAGAGGAAGAGTAAATAAAGATGAGGTATGATGAAAAAaaaagtttctttgtaaataatAGCTTACATTGTGTAAATAGTAGTCTCAATATTTTTTAATCTATGTGAATCACTTTATTTATACTAAAATCAATGTAAATAGTAGTCTCAATATTTTTTAATCTATGTGAATCACTTTATTTATACTAAAATCACTAGGAGTGTTAGGGCACCACGAGGCTAGCCTTAACACACCTGATGGTTTTAGTACAAATAAAATGATCCACATATATTAGAAAATGTTAAGACTATTATTCACACAATAAAAACTATTACTACTTGTGGTTTATAAAGAaatttttttctttcatcatacctcacatttattttttctccctcttctttttttttAGCACACCTTCTCTCTCCTCAAGTATATATAGCTTCTATAAACCACTAGTAAATATAGAGCACCTACTTTTTTTTTTTAATGTAGCGTTAGGGAAGCCCTTAGAAGCACATGCAGATCCAGCTATGGTAGTACGTACTGTATGCCAGAACAAATATTCCTATACCAATTTCACCAAACAGAAACAACACCCTGGACGGCAGGTCAGGCAGGACCATCCAGATCTATCGTCTGCATGTACAAGTACAAAGCAGGTTGCAGGCTTTACAGCATTCACAAAAACGAAGGTGACCAAAAATCAAATGTAAAAAAAAAAGGCTTATTTGGGCATAAGCTCACTGATTGTCAGCACATCCTAAACTTAAGTGTTAAATAAATACACCAGACGACAAGGATTATAAATTCACAGCAAGGGTGCACATCTACAGCACTATGAATGAAATGAAAAAAGAATCAACTATTTATACAGAATAGGATCTAGCAAGCTGGAAAAATCATTGCTTCTAGGATCTTTACAGTGCTACCTGCCTGTGGCGGTGTTGGATTCTGGTGGGAACCTTTATGCAAGCTTAATTTTCCTTGCCTGGTCAGTACTCAGTAGTGCGCGCTATTGGTTTGGTATGTGGCAGTATTACAAAGACGAGCAGTGTCGTCGTCATCAGAACAGGTCAGGGAAGGACCACATGATGAACTTGGCGTAGAGGTCAGTCTCCAGGAACTCGATGTGGGCTGCTCTGCCAATCATGGTGTTCAGGCTTCGCCCTTGGTTGGACTGGTCGAAATTCACATCGCAGCGCATGAATGTCCTGGTGTCGGATGAGGGCGCACGGATCTGGTCCAAGCAGTTGTTGAGCATTTCTGTGAAGACTTCACCCTTCTTT
The sequence above is drawn from the Miscanthus floridulus cultivar M001 chromosome 15, ASM1932011v1, whole genome shotgun sequence genome and encodes:
- the LOC136507996 gene encoding protein BYPASS1-LIKE-like; protein product: MPVTDYQGSTSSPFSFGRSLLSLRRDTTAIMPSGEEADLEAFQRHVASTLAELLPAADAGAGDEFLSAAWIRRLLEAFVLCQEEFRVVVAQARRRAGAQLPVAAERMVAEFHERAVKALDVCNAARDGVDQVRRWERLADIAASALGAPGEVHEGQLRRARKALTDLSTLLVDDAAAASGAGGVASFLSSHRNRSFGRARASPSRTAVAGAAASASASHFRSLSWSVSRTWSAARQLQAIGAGLAAPRAHEAGLAAPVYSMGCVLHLTAWALVAAVPCPDRGNALQAHHLPAAPPRAAFPWAPPLLALQERLAEEGKRKDRRHSCGLLKEIHSLEKSTQKLAEAIDAAPIPLFGDRENDVREAAAELAAVCESMRDGLEPLERLVREVFHRIVRSRVDGLDSSMHNAD